A window of the Brassica oleracea var. oleracea cultivar TO1000 chromosome C1, BOL, whole genome shotgun sequence genome harbors these coding sequences:
- the LOC106344423 gene encoding sugar transporter ERD6-like 9, whose product MEGENHSMEKGLLLVNKEERTESSETTITPLLIFTTFIIVSASYSFGIALGFTAGTMSSIMEDLDLSIAQFSVFGSLLTFGGMIGAIFSATLADAFGRKMTLWVAEAFFISGWLAIAQAKNIIWLDFGRFFVGTGVGLASYVVPVYIAEITPKNVRGTLTFSNQLLQNCGIATAYYIGNFVSWRTIALIGIIPCLIQFLGLFFVPESPRWLAKENRDEECEVVLQKLRGKEADIVKETREIMISVDATANISMQSLFKRKYARQLIIGVGVMLLQQLCGSSGISYYAGSIFDLAGFPSQTGMTVLSMVVVPKAILGLIIVDRWGRRPLLMASAFGLCLSCISLALAFGFKGVPGIVNFTPTMAFIGILTYVMMFAAGLGALPWIIMSEIFPMDMKVVAGSLVTITNWFTGWIVSYCFNFMLIWSPTGTFIIFAIMSGLTVVFAWCLVPETRGLTLEEIQFPRES is encoded by the exons ATGGAGGGGGAGAATCATAGTATGGAGAAAGGATTACTACTGGTAAATAAGGAAGAGAGGACAGAAAGCTCTGAAACTACGATAACTCCACTTCTTATCTTCACCACTTTTATCATTGTCTCTGCCTCTTACAGCTTTGGTATTGCC TTAGGTTTTACTGCTGGTACAATGTCTTCTATTATGGAAGATCTTGATCTTTCTATCGCACAA TTTTCAGTATTTGGTTCGCTGCTGACTTTTGGAGGAATGATCGGTGCAATATTTAGCGCCACACTTGCAGATGCCTTCGGCCGTAAAATG ACGTTGTGGGTCGCCGAGGCATTTTTCATTAGTGGATGGCTTGCAATTGCACAAGCCAAG AATATTATCTGGCTAGACTTTGGACGATTCTTTGTGGGAACTGGAGTTGGTCTCGCTAGCTACGTG GTTCCTGTATATATCGCAGAAATAACCCCCAAAAATGTGCGAGGCACTCTTACATTTAGCAATCAG CTTTTGCAAAATTGTGGAATCGCAACCGCATATTACATTGGAAATTTCGTATCATGGAGAACGATAGCCTTGATCG GCATTATCCCATGCTTGATACAATTTTTGGGGTTATTTTTCGTCCCCGAGTCTCCAAGATGGCTG GCAAAAGAAAACCGTGATGAAGAGTGTGAAGTTGTTCTTCAAAAATTACGAGGAAAAGAAGCTGATATTGTGAAGGAAACTCGTGAAATCATG ATTTCTGTTGATGCTACCGCAAATATCAGCATGCAAAGTCTTTTCAAAAGAAAATATGCTCGTCAACTTATA ATCGGAGTAGGTGTGATGCTTTTACAGCAGTTATGTGGAAGTTCAGGGATAAGTTATTACGCAGGCAGCATATTTGACCTTGCTG GATTTCCTTCTCAGACTGGGATGACGGTGTTGTCTATGGTCGTG GTACCAAAAGCTATATTGGGCCTGATCATTGTGGATCGATGGGGAAGACGACCACTTCTGATG GCATCGGCGTTTGGGTTATGTTTAAGCTGTATTTCTCTTGCATTAGCGTTTGGATTCAAAGGTGTCCCTGGCATTGTAAATTTTACTCCCACTATGGCATTTATTGGAATATTG ACATATGTTATGATGTTCGCTGCTGGACTAGGAGCGTTGCCATGGATTATAATGTCTGAG ATATTTCCGATGGATATGAAAGTAGTGGCTGGGAGTTTAGTAACCATAACAAATTGGTTTACCGGTTGGATAGTCAGCTACTGTTTCAATTTTATGCTCATTTGGAGCCCTACCG GGACCTTCATTATATTCGCTATAATGAGTGGATTAACAGTTGTATTTGCATGGTGTTTGGTGCCTGAAACTCGAGGATTGACGTTAGAAGAAATCCAATTTCCACGTGAGAGTTGA
- the LOC106344408 gene encoding sugar transporter ERD6-like 8 translates to MARREDDMEKVKDKSEPLLLPENGSDVSEEEGASWMVCLSTFIAVCGSYEFGTCVGYSAPTQFGIMEELNLSYSQFSVFGSILNVGAVLGAITSGKISDFIGRKGAMRLSSVISAIGWMIIYFSKGDIPLDFGRFLTGYGCGTLSYVVPVFIAEISPRKLRGALATLNQLFLVIGLASMFLIGAVVNWRALALTGVVPCVILFFGTWFIPESPRWLEMVGRHRDFEIALQKLRGPNANIAREADEIKEYLATIAHLPKTTLLDLIDKKNIRFVIVGVGLMFFQQFVGINGVIFYAQQIFVSAGASPTLGSILYSIEQVILTALGATLLIDRLGRRPLLMASAVGMLIGCLLIGNSFLLKAHGLALDIIPALAVSGVLVYIGSFSIGMGAIPWVIMSEIFPINLKGTAGGLVTVVNWLSSWFVSLTFNFLMIWSPHGAFYVYGGVCVLAIIFIAKLVPETKGKTLEEIQAMMM, encoded by the exons ATGGCAAGAAGAGAAGACGATATGGAGAAAGTGAAAGACAAATCTGAGCCGTTGCTGCTTCCGGAGAATGGATCCGACGTCTCAGAAGAAGAAGGAGCGTCGTGGATGGTTTGTCTAAGCACATTCATTGCCGTTTGTGGTTCCTACGAGTTTGGAACCTGC GTGGGGTATTCCGCTCCGACCCAGTTCGGGATAATGGAAGAACTTAATTTATCATATTCCCAG TTTTCAGTTTTCGGATCTATATTGAATGTGGGAGCAGTTCTTGGCGCTATAACATCGGGAAAGATCTCTGATTTCATCGGTCGGAAAGGG GCCATGAGGTTGTCTTCAGTGATCTCTGCCATCGGCTGGATGATTATATATTTCTCCAAG GGTGACATACCTTTGGACTTCGGTAGATTTCTCACGGGTTATGGTTGCGGTACCCTTTCGTATGTG GTTCCGGTTTTCATCGCCGAAATTAGTCCGAGAAAACTACGAGGAGCATTGGCTACGCTTAACCAG CTCTTTTTAGTAATCGGATTGGCTTCCATGTTCCTCATAGGTGCCGTCGTAAACTGGAGAGCTCTTGCACTAACTG GAGTTGTACCGTGTGTGATTCTATTCTTTGGGACTTGGTTCATTCCCGAATCACCTAGATGGCTG GAAATGGTTGGCCGCCACCGCGATTTCGAAATTGCGTTGCAAAAACTGAGGGGTCCTAACGCCAATATCGCAAGAGAAGCCGATGAAATCAAA GAGTACTTAGCGACTATAGCTCACCTTCCGAAAACCACACTACTAGACCTTATTGACAAAAAGAACATACGTTTTGTGATT GTTGGAGTTGGTTTAATGTTTTTCCAACAATTCGTTGGAATAAATGGGGTTATCTTCTATGCACAGCAAATTTTTGTATCAGCAG GAGCATCCCCAACTCTTGGAAGCATTCTATACTCGATCGAACAAGTCATTCTTACAGCACTCGGTGCAACATTACTAATTGATCGGCTTGGACGAAGACCACTTCTTATG GCTTCAGCTGTTGGGATGCTGATTGGATGTTTGCTCATCGGAAATTCATTTCTTCTAAAG GCCCATGGTTTAGCACTTGATATCATTCCGGCCCTAGCAGTTAGCGGTGTTTTG GTCTATATCGGTTCATTTTCGATTGGAATGGGTGCAATCCCATGGGTTATAATGTCTGAG ATATTCCCGATAAATTTAAAAGGAACTGCTGGAGGACTTGTCACTGTTGTAAATTGGCTTAGTTCATGGTTTGTCTCCTTAACGTTCAACTTTCTTATGATCTGGAGCCCTCATG GTGCATTTTATGTCTATGGTGGGGTATGTGTACTGGCCATTATCTTCATAGCAAAACTTGTTCCTGAAACCAAAGGCAAAACCTTGGAAGAGATTCAAGCAATGATGATGTAA